The region CATAATTTCCAGGTGTCAAAATAATTTCTTTTTCGCCCTTTTCATGATGGATATTGAGTTCAATCGAAATAGAATGTTTCCAACTCTCTTCCGACATTGGAACCACAATGCCACTAGTGCCTAAAATCGAAACCCCCCCTACAATTCCGAGTTTAGGATTATAAGTAAGTTTAGCGATTTCTACACCTTCAGGAGCCGAAATAATAATATCTGCTCCCTGCTTTTTTCCCAGTATTTCTCGTACAGACTGTCGGATCATTTTACGTGGAGTTGGATTGATAGCCGCCATACCAGGTGGATTAGCCAATCCTTTTTGAGTGACACGGCCAACTCCTTCCCCACCATCAATCGTAATCTCATTGTCTATGCGAAGTGTGACTCTTGAATACACCATCATTCCATCTGTCGCATCTTGATCATCGCCGCCATCTTTTTTTATGCCCACCTTAGCAAATTCTTGATTAAACTCAACACTATCAATATTGAATTTGGCAATTTGACCATTAGCGGCTTGCACAGCAATTTCATCAAGTGGCTTTTGATTCAGTAGGATTTGAGTTGCAGCAACGGATGCCGCTGTAGCCGTAGTTCCAGTTGTAAAACCTTTGCGAAGTTTACGACCGTTATCATAAACGTAATTTTGGTCATTTTTTTCATCCATTCTATTCACCGCTAGCTAAATCCAAGTTATACAAAATTGCGTTTACAATTGCTGCTGCTAAATTACTGCCACCTTTTCGATCAATATTTACGATCGATGGAATACTGCTCTCATCCATCGCAATTTTACTTTCCTTTGCCTCCACAAAACCAACTGGAACTCCTACCACTGCACTGACATCTAATTGGTTCTGATCGTGCATTTCTAAAATTTTATATAATGCGGTGGGAGCATTTCCTATCACAAAAATCTTTTCGCGATTAGACTGCGCCGCCATTTCAATTGCTGCCATCGAGCGTGTAATATGTTTTTTAGCCGCTAATTCAAATGTTTTAGGATCAGCAATTAGACATTGATAATTTACATTTAATTCATTTAATTTACGTTTATTAATACCAGATAGTGCCATCGTCGTATCCGTATAAATTTCTCCACCATTTTGCAGAACGTTTGCAACTCGTTGAATGCCTTTATTCGTAAAGCTCAAACTATTCATATAATCAAAATCAGCCGTTGTATGAATTGCCCGAGTAATAATCGCATCTTCAATTGCTGAACTAAAATGGTATGTTGGATCAATCTGATTAATTTCATCATGAATCATCTCAAAGCTTTTATCTGTAATCTGATTTGGAAATTTTAATGTAGTCTTTCATATCAGTCTCCTTTAAACTAATTA is a window of Pediococcus claussenii ATCC BAA-344 DNA encoding:
- the cbiD gene encoding cobalt-precorrin-5B (C(1))-methyltransferase CbiD yields the protein MDEKNDQNYVYDNGRKLRKGFTTGTTATAASVAATQILLNQKPLDEIAVQAANGQIAKFNIDSVEFNQEFAKVGIKKDGGDDQDATDGMMVYSRVTLRIDNEITIDGGEGVGRVTQKGLANPPGMAAINPTPRKMIRQSVREILGKKQGADIIISAPEGVEIAKLTYNPKLGIVGGVSILGTSGIVVPMSEESWKHSISIELNIHHEKGEKEIILTPGNYGEDFTRDYLKIPLDKQVQMSNFVGYVLHEVQRIGFEKCLMVGDLGKFIKVSAGIFSTHSKDADARAEVMVANLALLGAPKELLEQVYSCLTTIAMIDLINQAGYQAVYQQIVDKIKYRCEKLLAHRSPRVDFDVVLFSGKDFLASTKKVDELRSDWQ
- a CDS encoding precorrin-8X methylmutase, yielding MIHDEINQIDPTYHFSSAIEDAIITRAIHTTADFDYMNSLSFTNKGIQRVANVLQNGGEIYTDTTMALSGINKRKLNELNVNYQCLIADPKTFELAAKKHITRSMAAIEMAAQSNREKIFVIGNAPTALYKILEMHDQNQLDVSAVVGVPVGFVEAKESKIAMDESSIPSIVNIDRKGGSNLAAAIVNAILYNLDLASGE